Part of the Alteracholeplasma palmae J233 genome, GGTGAAGATTTTTATTCTTTTTTAACATGGGTAGATAAAGAAGAAAAAGAAAATCAGTTGATGTATGAAGAGTCAGTAAAAAAACATGGTAATAGCAATTCTATTGGTAAAATAATGGAAAAAGGACTATATAAAAGTAATACCAGAATGATGTCAGATATGGTAAATGAATTTAAAAATGCTTCTCGCGGAGAAGGATATATAAGATTTTTTGCATCTAAACTTAGACCTCAAGCATTATATTTACTAGATGAACCAGAAACTCCCTTATCATTTCAAAATCAACTTACTCTATTATCTTTAATTGATCAATATGTAAAAGAAGGCAGCCAATTTATTATTTGTACACACTCTCCTATATTACTTGCATACCCAGGTGCTGTTATATATCATTTTTCAGATACAATAGAATCTATCAATTACGCAGAACATCCAGTTGTAAAAGATTATCAATCTTTCTTAAATGCTCCAGAACGCTATATGAATCATTTATTTGGGAAAAAATAATTATAAATAATATTTTATAATCTTTAGCATTAAATCATTTATTTTTTATTTAAAAAAAGCTGAATATAGCCTAAATGAGGAGTTTAATCACATCAAATAACTTATTTAGGCATAAAAAAAGTAATAGTATGGTAACATATAAGTACCTGTATTATAGATTAAGTTAAATTAAGAAGGACATTTATATGAACATTTTATTTGTGATTGACAATTATGAAAATCAATCAAATGGTGGAACAATAACAACTAAGAGATTTAAAGAAGCACGTGCTGCACGAGGACATACTGTTAAAGTATTAACAATAGCTACTAAAAATGAAAGTCATATTTATTCGCTTGAAGAAAAAAAAATACCATTAGTTAATGGTATCATCAGCAAGCAAGACATGAAATTTGCCGTTGCGGATAAGAAAAAAATTAGAGAGGCTTTAAGTGATATTGATATATGCCATTTAGTATTTCCTTTTAAACTCTCAAGAGTAACTAATGAAATTGCTAAATCACTGAATATACCAGTGGTGACATCTTATCATATTATGCCAGAAAACATTACATATGGGGCAGGGGTAAGACGATTGAGCCCTCTAGTAAACTGGATGGCCTATATTTACTTTGATACTTTTTATAAAAAAGTTGATAACCTTCACTTACTTTCAAAAATGAGCAGTGAATTTGCAGCTAAAAGATATACAAATGCCACTAGATATGTTATTTCTAATGGCGTGATAAATGATTTTACAACGATAGTAAACCATCCATCTGATGATAAAATTAGAATCATTTCAATTGGAAGATATTCCAAAGAAAAAGCACAAGATATTACAATTAAAGCAATTGCTAAGTCAAAGTATAAAGATAGAATCGAACTTGTCTTACCTGGTAAGGGCAAACAAGAGAAAAAACTAAGAAAATTAGCTAATAAATATCACATTGATGTTAAATTCGGCTTTTTAAATAAACAAGAATTAATGAAGGCACTAGAAACTTCTTATATGTTTGTTCACTCTGCTGAAATTGAAATTGAAGGTATGTCGTGCTTAGAAGCGATTGCTAGTGGAGTTGTTCCCATTATCTCTAATGCTAAAAAATCAGCATCAAGATTCTTTTCAATAGAAGCTAATAATTCTTATAAGAATAGAAATACAAATGATTTAAAAGACAAGATTGAATATTGGATTGAAAACAAACAAGCAAGAGAAAATAATCTAAAAGCATACAAAGAATTTATTAAAAATTATCGATTTGAAAATTCAGTAGATCAGTTTGAAGAGATGTATCAAGATATTATAGATAGAAAAAATAATTTAAATATAGTAGACTAAAAACAAATGAAAAAACCACTTTAGAAAAATCTATAGTGGTTTTTTATGTTCATCTAAAGGAATGTGCAAAACTAATTGGAAACAAGGAATAGTATTAATTGTTGTCTTCTTGTATAAAATAAAGCCACCAATGTTTTCTAAAATCTCACTGATAATACTAAGCCCAAATCCATGAAGCATTTTATTTCTTTTGCTTGTGTATGATTCTTGTTTCATAGGAGTTTTATTAGAACTATTTGTAATCGTTAATAATTGAAAACCATTTTTTACTGTGCTATCAATCGTAACAAATCTATTTTCACACTGTTTAACCTTTGAGACTGCTTCATAACAGTTATCCATAATATTTGAAAATAATTTAATTAAGTCTAAGTCGTTAAAAGGTAAATCCATTGATAGAAAGGCAGTAGAAGAAAACTCACTTTCAATTAATTTAAATTTACGAGCATAATTGTTTAATAGAGCATCTATAATAACATTGTTAGAATACTCTTTATAACTAAGTTTTAAACTACTAAGGTTGGTAATTGAACTGGATAAAACATTAACAACTGCAGTATAGTTTTTTTGATCTAAAAGTAGATTCATTGCATTGAGTGTTTTAGTGTAATCATGTTTAAATTTAAGAAAATCTCTGACTTGAGATTCATATACATGATAATGGTCTAACTGAATATTTAGTTGTTTTTCAAGCGTTTTAGTTCTAGATTTATATCCAATTAAATAACTCAAATTAGCAGTAAATAAACGAATGATAAAATAAATAGCAAAAACAGAAATTGAAATAACCATGACTAAAACATTATACCAAGAATCATCAAAAGAATAAACTTGACCGTTGGTGATTGCAACAAGATTTAAAAGCATAATAATTTGAATGCTTAGTAAGAATCCCATTAGACGCTTTGAAGTAAGTAAATCTTTTAATTTAGTATTTAATAAAAGATGGTCTAAAAACATAATAGACATCGAAGAAGCAAGATACGTACAAACATGGGTGAGATGATAATAATAAGAATCATTTATCCATGAAAGAGATAATGATACTGATTCTGCCGTAGCAAAGATAGCTGAAAAGAATAAAAAGAAGCAATATGTTTTAAGAATAAAATTAAAAGTTAAGAAAAGATAATTGACAATATTTGTTCTAAAGATTCCTGGAAAAGCAATAAAGTATGCGACAACTGCAAAAAATAGTCTGATATGCATATACTCGTCTAACCAAGAAAAGTTTAATAAAGGTAGCAGGGTGGCTAAAAATATAAAAGTAATCGCAATCCATGCACATTTTCTAAAAGGAAAATATTGGGAATAATTACGAATATATAAATATAAAAATAATGTAGATGATATGTATGATAAGATAACAATAAAATCAGTCATTAATAACCACCCCCAGCAGATAATTACTCAAAATTTCTCTAGCATCGTTATAGTAGTGTCGTGATGAAGGAAGGGTTTTATGAGTTTTTAGATAAACATCTTGACTCGTAATTTTTGATACATACTGTAAATTAACAAGAAAAGATCTGTGTGTTCTAACAAAAAATTGGCCTTGAAGCTTTTCTTCTAAAGAGTTCAAACTACCATAAAACTCTATATTTCCTAAGTCAGTTGTATGAATAATAATAATGCGCTTAAATATCTCAAAATAAATAATTTTATTAAAAGGTAAATTAATATTCTGTGTTCTTGATTGGTAAATAAACTGGGTTTGTGTCATACTTGTTTCAAAATTTTCTATAAAATTAATAAAGATAGCTTCAAATTTTTTATCATCTTTATTTTTAATTAGATAGTTTGTTGGACTAGCCTCAAAAGAGTCAAAGACAAAAGACTCTGTACTAGTTAAAAATACAATTGAAATATTAGGGTTTATTTCTTTTATTCTTTTAGCAGTATCTATTCCATTTATTTTTTTCATCAAAATATCAAGATAGATGATATTGAATTTTTCAGGGTGATCTTCCAAGAAAAAAAGAAGTGCTTCGCCACTTTCAAACCTAATTACTTCAAAAAGTGTATGATGTTTTTTAGCAAGAAATGAAATTTTTTCTTCATAATGATCAAGAAATATTTTTTCATCATCGCAAAGTGCAACAGAAATCATAAATTTTCCTCCCCTTGGAAAAGACTACCTAGTATGCAGCGTGATGTATGAGTAGTGTAACTCTATTATATCAATAAATGTGAAACATGTAAAACAATGTTATAACAAGTATCAGCTAATATATGCATTTTAGAACAAATTAAGAGCATTTCATAACATTTTAGAACAAAAAAGTTAAAAAAGTAGTAAAGTACTGACATACACTAATTAAAAGGAGAATGTCTATGAGAGTATTTTTAAATAATAAGTTTTATATGATTTTTGATATGGACGCTGACACTAAGTTAGTCATTATTTTAATTCTTTCAATTATTATCGTAGTTTTAGCAATTTACCTATTATATCTATTTGTATTTAAAAATAAAAAAATGGTAACTACGAAAATTGAACAAGAAGATTTTACTGATACTAAACCTGCTTTAATAGAAAACAAAGATATCAAAGTAATTGATCCTGCTTTTGAACCTAGAATAAGAAAAAAAAGTTTTAGAAAAGTTAGTTTGAACCAAAATAAAAATCAAGAACAGTTATACATAAAGTATAATTATAGTTTTAAAGCTAGACTTATTTTGGCTCCCAAAGAAAGTCAAGAAAGGTTTAATGCCTTAAAAAACTATATATTAAGTTTTCAAGGGGTAAATGTAAATGAGTCTTGGAAGTATGAAAGATTTAGTTTTAAAGGAAAACCAATCTTAAAAATTTGGATTCATGGAAATATCATGAAAGTATATTATAATTTAAGTCCTTCAGAATTTTATTATACTAAATATAATATTTCTAATGTGTCTTATGCTGCAATTCATGAAACAACGCCAACATTACTTAAAGTATCAAGTAAACTAGGATTAGAACACGCATGTGAACTTGTTAATTTATACATGAAAAGCATTTCTAAACAAGACTCCGTAAAAAATATTAATTTTATTCCTTCTTACAAAACAAAAGAATTATTAATTGAAGAAGGTCTGATTAAACTGAACGATAGAAAATAAGCAACAAGTTTGACAACTGCCCAATTTAAAGTAAGATAGTAAAAAAGGAGGTTTTATTATCTTAATCAAAGACTTTATAGAAATACTAGAAAAAGTTCTAAAACAAATTGATCATGAAAAAACAAAGAAATTAGAACAAGTAAGCGATAGAGAATATCATATTGAATATGACACATACAAAATCAAAGTAGATAATATTGTAGATGTAAGTAGATTTAGAATAGTATTTCCAGATTATGTGGGACTCATTGATACTTTTAGAGCATATATTGGGGCTTTATTAAAAAACGGAGACAACGAGTGTGATACAAGTGACTTTGTATATATCTCAAGAGTTCAAGCGAATACAATAAAACACCTGTTAAATCAATCATAGTTTTATAAATATTTCTTAATAGACTACACTTAAAAGTCATAATATTAAGAGATATTTTTTTTAAACATAAGAAAAACTAAGCAAATAATTTGATAAAATATTTAAATGTAACTATAATGATTACAGGTAGATAGATACTAGAAAGAGGGTTAATTTATGAAAATTGCAGTTATAGGAGCAAGCGGATTTACAGGAAAAGCAGTAGTTTTTGAAGCCTTAAAAAACGGTCATAGTGTATACGCAGTTTCACGAAGTGGCAAATTTGAACCCCAAGCTAACTTAACAGTCATTCATGAAAATGTGAATCACGTAGATGCTTTATCAGAAAAAATAAAAGATGCTGATTTAATCATTTCTTCATTTAATGCAGGATGGGAAAACCCAAATTTATACAATGATTTTTTAGAAGGATCTAGATCAATTATAAAGATGGCAAGAAATCTAGACAAAAGACTTGTCATTATTGGTGGAGCAAGCAGCTTATACGATCCAAGAACAAATGAAACATTATATGCTAATGCATCAAAAGAAATGAAACAAATGGTAAAAGGAGCATATGACTTATATCAAGAACTAAAAGAAGATAAAAGTGTTAAATGGACTTTCGTTAGCCCAGCAATTGAGCTTAATGATAATAAGCCAACATACACATATAATATAGGATCTGATTATATTTTATTTAATCAAGAAGGAAAAAGTACAGTAAGTATCTTTGACTTAGCAGATTTAACAATAAACGCAGCTGCATCTGATTTAAATATATATAAAAGATTGACACTTTCAGATAGATAGGAGAAAAAAATGAAAATAGAAATATGGTCTGACTTTGCTTGTCCTTTTTGTTACATTGGTAAAAATAGACTAGAAATCGCTTTAAAGGAAATACCAAGCAAAGATGTTGATATCACATACAAAGCATATGAACTTAATCCGATAGCTCCTTTAGAGACAACTGAGTCCTCTGTTGAAGTTTTTAGAAAACTTAAAAATACCTCAGTTGAAAGCGCAAAACAAATGTTTAATAGAATTACACAAATGGGTGCTTTAGATGGTCTAACCTTTAAAATGGATGATATCATTATGACAAAAACATTTGATGGTCATAGACTAGCCAAATGGGCAAGAAAGTTTAATAAAGAAGCAGACTTAACGAAAAGATTAATGAAAGCATATTTTGAAGATGGATTAAATCTTGCTAACTACGATGTATTAACACAATTGGCAGAAGAAGTTGGGCTAGATAAACAAACAGCAAGAAAAGTATTAGATTCTAATGAGTATGAAGATACGGTTAATCAAGAAATTCTTGAAGCCAGACAATTAGGTGTTCAAGGTGTTCCGTTTTTTGTCATTAATAGAAAATATGCTATATCAGGTGCACAATCTTTAGAACAATTCAAAGAAATACTTAAAGATGCTTATAAAGAAGAAAATAGTTTTGAAATAAAAGGTGATGATTCTGGACTATGCACAGATGGTAATTGTGATATCTAAAAAAAATTAACAACGATAAACTACCCAAAGAATCAATTTAAAAGGGTAGTTTTTTTATAAAAAGTAATAAATATGTTAAAATATATAGGGTGATGAAGATGAACGTTTTATTTAAAATGATTCCAAAAGAAAAAGTAGTATATATTTATGATGATTCTACTATTAGACAAGCAATGGAAAAAATGGAACACTACAGATATACTATAATACCTATTCTTAATAAAGAAGGAGAATATGTTTCTTCAATTAGTGAAGGTGACTTATTGTGGTATATTAAAAACAAATCAGACTTCAACTATAAAAAAGCTGAACAACATTATATTTACGAAGTGAAAAAAGAAAAAGATATTAAGTCTAACGGGATTAACACAGAAATGAAAGATTTGATTGATACAATAGAAAACCAAAATTACGTTCCAATCGTAGATGATAGAAATATTTTTATTGGAATAGTAACAAGAAAATCAGTCATCCAATATTTACTTCAAAAAAGGTAAAATCTTGACTTTTTAGTAGAATGTGATAAAATAAACAGGTCAACTGAAGGTGATCGAGCCTACTATGTAGGTTAGGAAAGTCCATGCTAGCACATACTGAGATGTATGTAGTGTTTGTGCCTAAGGAAAAAATAACTTAGGGTATCAGAAATGATAACGGCATTTAATGATCTAAGGGAAACTATGATCTAGAATGTAACGTGCCACAGAAACGAGTTAGTTAGAAATAACTAAATGAAACGCGGTAAACCCCTCAAGCTAGAAACCCAAATTTGGTAGGGGCGTATAAAGACAACTAAATGAAGTTAGTCTTAATGCTACTTATGTAGAGATAAATGGTCACACTCAAAGATTTGAGAACAGAACATGGCTTATGCAAGTTGATTAAAAAAGTCCTTAGGGGCTTTTTTTGTTTAATAGATAATAAATATGGGAAACTATTATCTTAAACAAATCAAAGTGTTTCATTATTTTTTGTAGATTTCTAAAAATAGTGTATAATTAGACACAAAGGCATAAAAGGGGTGCTTAATTGGTGATATCTACTATATTTATAATTGTTCAAGCATCTGTTCTTGCATTATTGATGCTGATACACTTTTTAATAGGGTTAAAAAGAGGATTTAAAAAAACACTTTGGTATTTTTTAGGAAATACTTTAATTGTTCTTTTTATCTTTGTATTAATAGGTCTTATTCCAACATATTTATTTATTTCAGAGGAAAATGCCCAAAAAATTATGCTTTATTTTATGTCTGAACAGTCAAATGAAATTAACGTGATTTTTAAATCAGGCGGTTATGAAATTGTCATAGCGTTAGCTGATTTCTTAATAAAAATAGTACTTTTCATTCTTTTTTATGTTTTCTTAAGATGGCTACTTATGGCAACAATTACTAAAAAAACATGGTTTAAATATAAAATTAAAAAGGTCTACCCAACAGAAGCTAAACAACGCTATCTAGGTGGATTTTTTGGTTTAATAAGAGGCTTTTTAGCAGGTTTAACTATGATGTTGCCTATATTAGTTTTGGTGAATGCCTTTGATAATGAAAAACTAAGGAAAAATAAAGATGCCTTTGATCCAATCATTGGTGATATTATCGAAGCTAATAAGTATAACTTTATTAAACCGTTTAATTTCATCAAAATTAACCATATAGGGCTTGCTGACCATTTTTTTGATTTAGCTTTTTCAACTAAAATTAAAGGAAATAACGTGAGATGGCGTGCTGAAATTTCATTTTACTCTGAAGCAGCTATGACTTATTATGATATAGATCAAAGTGAACAATCATTTGAGTTAACATCAGAAAGTTTAAAAGAGTTAAAACCTTTATTTATTAAGATGTCTCAGACAAGACTAATGAATTTAGCAATTTATCCAGGATACAACTATGCATTAACAGAATTGTCAAATGAAAAAATAGAAGATACGACACAACAAAAAATAGCAAAAAAACTTAAAAATATAAACATAGATTTAAATAAAGATGCTATGAGCGTTTACGCTTTATTAGAAGAAATGCTTTCAATAAATGATATCAATACTTGGCAAACATACATACAAGAGCCTACTAAAGTCTTAGAACTTAACGCAGTTGAAAGAGAAAAAGTATTAGATATCCTAGAAAAAATGACAGACTTGAAAATTCTAAAATTAGGTGATGTCGCAATAGAAACTTTTTTATCAATGAAAGAAGGTCAAAAAATCTTTTCTTGGAGAAAAACAGATGAAGAAAAGGAACAAGCTATTCAATCATTTATCGCTAAAATATCAAATTTTGAAAATGAATTTACTAGAACTTTAAGTAAAGATATGATTAAGATTTTAAAAGAATCATACTTAACTTTCCCAAGTGATGTGAAGTTAGATGATAAAATAATCACCTTACAAGAACTTTTAGAAAAACCAACAAATATGTTGAATATTGAAAGTAAAACATATAAAAACTGGTTTAATCATACAATTAAGACGCTAGGTGAACTAAAATCACTTGATGGTCTACTAGATCCAGGTGTAGATTATATGGTATCTAGTCTAATTAAAGATATTAAGATGCAAAATACAAATGAAGTGATTCTAAATGTAAAAAAGGACTTATCTAGCACAACAGACTTAAATAGAGAACTTAACTGGCTGATTGAAACATATAGTTATATTAAAACTTTTTATAATGATAAAGAAGAAACAAATGATGTTCTTGCTATAATAGATAAAATGTTGACAACTGAGAAAGGTAAAAATGATTTTAATCAACTCATTCAATTATTAAGTGAAGGAAAAACAATCTCTAACTTAAGTAAAGGCATCAGTGGACCATTAATTAAGGAAAGTTTTTCAGATGGAACTGAAATGTCAAAAATTATTAGTCATACTACTAGCATAAAGAATTTTGATTTGATTTATGAATTAAAAGAATTAAGTCCAGTTTTAATAGACTTA contains:
- a CDS encoding DsbA family oxidoreductase; the protein is MKIEIWSDFACPFCYIGKNRLEIALKEIPSKDVDITYKAYELNPIAPLETTESSVEVFRKLKNTSVESAKQMFNRITQMGALDGLTFKMDDIIMTKTFDGHRLAKWARKFNKEADLTKRLMKAYFEDGLNLANYDVLTQLAEEVGLDKQTARKVLDSNEYEDTVNQEILEARQLGVQGVPFFVINRKYAISGAQSLEQFKEILKDAYKEENSFEIKGDDSGLCTDGNCDI
- a CDS encoding LytR/AlgR family response regulator transcription factor, whose translation is MISVALCDDEKIFLDHYEEKISFLAKKHHTLFEVIRFESGEALLFFLEDHPEKFNIIYLDILMKKINGIDTAKRIKEINPNISIVFLTSTESFVFDSFEASPTNYLIKNKDDKKFEAIFINFIENFETSMTQTQFIYQSRTQNINLPFNKIIYFEIFKRIIIIHTTDLGNIEFYGSLNSLEEKLQGQFFVRTHRSFLVNLQYVSKITSQDVYLKTHKTLPSSRHYYNDAREILSNYLLGVVIND
- a CDS encoding CBS domain-containing protein; the protein is MNVLFKMIPKEKVVYIYDDSTIRQAMEKMEHYRYTIIPILNKEGEYVSSISEGDLLWYIKNKSDFNYKKAEQHYIYEVKKEKDIKSNGINTEMKDLIDTIENQNYVPIVDDRNIFIGIVTRKSVIQYLLQKR
- a CDS encoding GHKL domain-containing protein — translated: MTDFIVILSYISSTLFLYLYIRNYSQYFPFRKCAWIAITFIFLATLLPLLNFSWLDEYMHIRLFFAVVAYFIAFPGIFRTNIVNYLFLTFNFILKTYCFFLFFSAIFATAESVSLSLSWINDSYYYHLTHVCTYLASSMSIMFLDHLLLNTKLKDLLTSKRLMGFLLSIQIIMLLNLVAITNGQVYSFDDSWYNVLVMVISISVFAIYFIIRLFTANLSYLIGYKSRTKTLEKQLNIQLDHYHVYESQVRDFLKFKHDYTKTLNAMNLLLDQKNYTAVVNVLSSSITNLSSLKLSYKEYSNNVIIDALLNNYARKFKLIESEFSSTAFLSMDLPFNDLDLIKLFSNIMDNCYEAVSKVKQCENRFVTIDSTVKNGFQLLTITNSSNKTPMKQESYTSKRNKMLHGFGLSIISEILENIGGFILYKKTTINTIPCFQLVLHIPLDEHKKPL
- a CDS encoding AAA family ATPase, which translates into the protein MVVWHKIEKLFNDNKGNDKMLKSLENRSNKNEYPYNVINFDKIDLDAPIIFFTGENGSGKTTLLRAISYLTNSIQVSKNINYQLSKYSEYKIAWSTKLKKGYHFQGEDFYSFLTWVDKEEKENQLMYEESVKKHGNSNSIGKIMEKGLYKSNTRMMSDMVNEFKNASRGEGYIRFFASKLRPQALYLLDEPETPLSFQNQLTLLSLIDQYVKEGSQFIICTHSPILLAYPGAVIYHFSDTIESINYAEHPVVKDYQSFLNAPERYMNHLFGKK
- a CDS encoding glycosyltransferase; the protein is MNILFVIDNYENQSNGGTITTKRFKEARAARGHTVKVLTIATKNESHIYSLEEKKIPLVNGIISKQDMKFAVADKKKIREALSDIDICHLVFPFKLSRVTNEIAKSLNIPVVTSYHIMPENITYGAGVRRLSPLVNWMAYIYFDTFYKKVDNLHLLSKMSSEFAAKRYTNATRYVISNGVINDFTTIVNHPSDDKIRIISIGRYSKEKAQDITIKAIAKSKYKDRIELVLPGKGKQEKKLRKLANKYHIDVKFGFLNKQELMKALETSYMFVHSAEIEIEGMSCLEAIASGVVPIISNAKKSASRFFSIEANNSYKNRNTNDLKDKIEYWIENKQARENNLKAYKEFIKNYRFENSVDQFEEMYQDIIDRKNNLNIVD
- a CDS encoding NAD(P)-dependent oxidoreductase — its product is MKIAVIGASGFTGKAVVFEALKNGHSVYAVSRSGKFEPQANLTVIHENVNHVDALSEKIKDADLIISSFNAGWENPNLYNDFLEGSRSIIKMARNLDKRLVIIGGASSLYDPRTNETLYANASKEMKQMVKGAYDLYQELKEDKSVKWTFVSPAIELNDNKPTYTYNIGSDYILFNQEGKSTVSIFDLADLTINAAASDLNIYKRLTLSDR